The following are from one region of the Mangifera indica cultivar Alphonso chromosome 14, CATAS_Mindica_2.1, whole genome shotgun sequence genome:
- the LOC123195758 gene encoding uncharacterized protein LOC123195758: MGGVDKITDDVGADFDLSLINNLEENRPEALIIQLPRECYAETREESPENGGSDLKGGLQPKNGNVEDSMLVNVGVKSASAHPFCGLTKNFWSRNHHFQNLTIISSTGNGDDKLPVFCVGAILMLNRNKIMKETHSIDDLIKADALLPIHVFFLLATTKYFIVVQFPF; this comes from the coding sequence ATGATGTGGGTGCTGACTTTGACTTATCATTGATCAATAATTTAGAGGAGAACCGTCCAGAGGCATTGATCATACAATTACCAAGAGAGTGTTATGCAGAAACTAGAGAAGAAAGCCCAGAAAATGGTGGTAGCGATCTAAAGGGTGGCTTACAACCAAAAAATGGAAATGTGGAGGATTCTATGTTGGTTAATGTCGGAGTGAAATCAGCATCAGCTCATCCATTTTGTGGCTTGACAAAGAATTTCTGGTCCAGAAATCATCACTTTCAGAACTTAACTATAATCTCATCAACTGGAAATGGAGATGACAAATTACCTGTGTTTTGTGTGGGAGCAATTCTTATGTTGAACCGtaacaaaattatgaaagagACGCATTCAATTGATGACTTGATAAAGGCAGATGCATTGTTACCAATTCATGTGTTTTTCCTTCTAGCTACTACAAAGTACTTCATTGTAGTtcaatttcctttttga